In Thermodesulfitimonas autotrophica, the following proteins share a genomic window:
- a CDS encoding NAD-dependent epimerase/dehydratase family protein → MMRVLVTGGAGFIGSHVVATLLSSGTAVAVVDNLSTGCRENLPPGVPFYQIDITTPALAEVFHVERPEVVVHLAAQAVAPRSLTDPCFDATVNITGTVNVLECGRKAGVRRVVYASSAAVYGDPAYLPVDENHPIRPLSPYGASKYAAEVYLWTYQRLYGIEGVVLRLANVYGPGQDSAGEGGVVAIFCRRLRRGEPPEIHGDGGQTRDFIYVADVAAAVVASLTRGAGEVLNISTGRATSVHDLCRLLLQAAGKELAPVYKASRPGDIRHSVLSNERAKEALLWAPRYDLPTGLRETYAAFGAPGGG, encoded by the coding sequence TTATCGGGTCGCACGTGGTGGCGACCCTTTTATCATCCGGCACTGCGGTCGCCGTGGTTGACAACCTGAGCACCGGCTGCCGCGAGAACCTGCCGCCGGGGGTGCCTTTCTACCAGATTGACATCACTACGCCAGCCCTCGCCGAAGTGTTTCACGTGGAACGCCCCGAAGTGGTGGTCCACCTTGCAGCGCAGGCGGTGGCGCCGCGCTCGCTCACGGACCCGTGTTTCGACGCCACGGTTAACATTACGGGTACGGTAAACGTATTGGAGTGCGGGCGAAAAGCCGGAGTCCGGCGCGTCGTCTACGCCTCTTCGGCTGCCGTTTACGGTGACCCGGCATACCTCCCGGTGGACGAAAACCACCCGATTCGGCCCCTTTCCCCTTACGGTGCTTCCAAGTACGCCGCCGAAGTTTACCTCTGGACTTACCAGCGGCTTTACGGCATCGAGGGGGTGGTGCTCCGCCTGGCGAACGTCTACGGCCCAGGCCAGGACAGCGCGGGGGAGGGGGGCGTGGTCGCCATTTTCTGCCGGAGGCTCCGGCGCGGCGAACCGCCGGAAATTCACGGGGACGGCGGGCAGACCCGGGACTTTATCTACGTTGCGGATGTGGCGGCGGCAGTTGTTGCGTCGCTTACGCGCGGGGCGGGGGAAGTCCTTAACATCAGCACCGGTCGGGCGACTTCCGTGCACGACCTCTGCCGGTTGCTCCTGCAGGCTGCGGGGAAAGAATTGGCCCCGGTTTACAAAGCCTCGCGCCCTGGCGATATCCGCCACAGTGTCCTGAGCAACGAGCGGGCCAAAGAGGCGCTCTTGTGGGCGCCGCGCTACGACCTGCCCACGGGCTTACGCGAAACCTACGCTGCTTTTGGCGCTCCCGGCGGCGGATAA